The following DNA comes from Magnolia sinica isolate HGM2019 chromosome 18, MsV1, whole genome shotgun sequence.
TGTTCTTATATAACATGTGATTTTGTGTTGGGgttcattagaatatatttgtTGATGGATTGGTACATCCAATTtttgttccccccccccccccccttcattTTTTTGGGTTTGTGTCTGACAAGTGGCTCCAAGTATGAGCAAGCTCTTCTTACTGGTGTTTGTTTCTCTCTTCTGTTATCATTGTTCAGGTAAGCCATGGTGAAGCACAACAATGTTGTGCCCAATGGGCACTTCAAGAAGCACTGGCAGAATTATGTCAGGACTTGGTTTAATCAACCGGCTCGCAAAACCAGAAGACGCATTGGTAAGGTTTTTATTCCCCTTCAAAACTTCTGTATTTTGTGATGGCCTTTCATTATGTTGCTTTCCGCAGCTCTTGTTTACTGTATACGCTTTCCAATTCATTTTATGGTTGATCATGTACATGGTTGCGTTGTCATGAAATTGGCAGCTAGGCAAAAGAAAGCTGTGAAGAAATTTCCCCAGCCTGTTGATGGTCCCCTTCGTCCTATTGTTCATTGTCAGACTTTGAAGTATAACATGAAAATTAGGAAAGGCAGGGGATTTTCTCTTGAGGAGCTCAAGGTGAGACAAGATTTTATTGTCAATTCTCTTGTAGCTTCAAGGAATGACTAGGGTGCTGTTGCTTCCCATGGAATTTGATGTTGATTTTCTTGAAATAACAAGAAGCAAGTTTATTATCTGAATTCCAGAGGAGGGCCTTGTACATTTTGTGTTGTTTACAACAGAGGCATTTTTGTGTTGCAAATTTATATTggaggattttatttatttatttattttcggtGCTGCTCATTGGCAAAAATATCTTTTCTATTTTCAGTAACTCAGAGCCTTTAGACTGCGCATTTTTGTGTTGCAAATTTAAAATAAGTTTTTATTGTTTTGGCGGTTTCAGgggatttttcttttttgatttgtTTTTGAAGAACAGGTACTCCCGCTTCTATTAATTTTCAGTGGAGTCTTTGAAACGTCGGTTGTAATTTCATCGACTATTATTGTTATTTCCATATTTCCATGATGCTTCTATTTCCCCTGGTGTGATGCTTCTCTTATCGTCATGAATTTGTGCATTGTGGATCTAGTAATTCTGGACTATTTTTCAGGCAGCTGGCATTCCAAAGAAACTTGCCTCAACCATTGGCATTGCAGTTGACCATCGTCGCAAGAACCATTCTCTGGAGGGTCTTCAAGCTAATGTTCAAAGGCTGAAGACTTACAAGGCTAATTTAGTTGTCTTCCCAAGACGCGTGGGCAAATTCAAGGTAACCTAACTTATTCTCTCTATGGAAGGCATCTATTCGCAATGATCATTCTCTCATTTGTTTAGCATACATCCCTAACGTGAGGCCCTGCTACAGGCATTGTCAGTACAGTATTTTGAATCATACTCTCCGCACTTGCTAATGCGACGCATGCTTGTGTGATTTTGGCTGTTCATCAGCTAGGCTGCCCTGTTTATATGCTgtgccctgaaaatcaggccagtcatGTCATTGGTTGGGTCTCACACGAATGAAGAATGTGGTTCTTTGTGACCGAAAAATATTTGCGATATACATGTGGTCCTTTCCTGGTTGAcctgatgggcctgatttttatggCTGGTGTTATAAGCATTGAGACCAATGGATGGCACATGCACACGATGGTCCCACCTGACTAATCATGTCCTGGATCTTGCGCACCTAGCGCATTGGTGTTGTGTGGAAGGTAGTAGTTTAAATCCTAGCATTTCTTCCCTAGTATTTTTGAATAACTAGTGAGTTGTGGTGCATAGAGGTGCAAGTATGTTGTACATCAACCTTAAGCTAAGCATCCAATCTGTGGGCCCCGATTTAGATGGCTTCTAAGCTACACAGATTTAATTTCCTAAACTGTTTGGTTGATGGACATTCAGTGGACAGTTGATATAGGAAATAGTGAAAATGTCCATTTTCGGCCCATGCTCCATCTGAGTTGGGCACAATACACTTTAAATGGTTCATTTCTTTAAATTGACTTGCAGAATAATTGATTGTGCGTTATGATCATCATATCAGTGCAGTCTTGgtccatgctccatccacaatggggtccATGCTTTAAACGGTCCAAAATTGGCATGACATTCCTTGGATGAGTTGCTGCATCATGGTTATTTTGATAGTTAAAAGGTTAaaagtgtattccatgtgtagcATTTGCTTGGTCCATATGTGTCCATGTGAAGGGACTTGGTGCACGCCCATCAAAaggaggaaaaaggaaaaaagaaaaaaaaagaaggaacgaCTTAGTGCATGGATGAAGTCACATCTCATGAATATGATTTTGGGTATGAGCAATCCATAGTGGATCCCACAATTTGGGTGGGTTGGCATTTGAGGTGCATGCACTTGTACAGCAGGAAAGGACCCACCACTGTGGTTTTGGTATAATGCCCAACATACAAGACGTGTATGTAGCCTGTGATCAATGAAAGCTTCGAATCTTCGAATTGAAGCCCATGAACCATGAAGCAGATGGCCTCGTAAAGGAAGAATTCAAGAAGTAGATGTCATGGAGGGCCCCTTCctatttttctaaatttcaatCTCCTGTTTTTTGTTGTCCAGGCTCTTGCATGAAcccttttctttatatatatttcCTTCATGGAGTTAGGGGTCCACTGTTGCCTGtggcatccaacccattcagCAGTGTCGCCCTACAATGAAAATTGGTATGTGGGGCTGGTTCCTCTGCGCAGCTGTTGCTGATGAAAAAAGTTCAGGCAACTGGCTGTGTGGGGCTggtatggcatccaacccgtccagcaGGGTCACCCTGACATGAAAATGACAGACGCCTCAAAAATCACACATATCTAATAATCAGGTTGTTCACTTCTAGATCTCTTTTCTTGCTGCAGGCCGGTGATTCTACTCCTGAGGAGCTGGCAACAGCTACGCAAGTCCGAGGTCATCTCATGCCGATCGTACGTGAGAAGCCATCTATCGAGTTTGTGAAGGTGACAGATGAGATGAAGTCATTTAATGCCTATGCCAAGCTCCGCATTGAGCAAGTGAATCAGCGGCATGTTGGTGCTAGGATGAAGAAGGCTGCTGAGGCAGAGAAGGATGAGAAAAAATAAGGGACAAATCGAACAACATTGTAGCTTTCCAATACTAGGAGCAGGTACTTGAGACTTTTCTGCAGCACAAAtttttgaggctgattctgattgccggagggtttttttttttttttttttcccgatatGGTACTCTGAAATTTGGATAATTTGAGTTGTGCATTTGCATTTCTTTCATACATGGGCTGATTTGCAGTTTTGAGTATTTATAGAAGCAGGCATTTGTGTACTTATCAATGCAGGTGCATGCAACAGATTTTTGGTTCCTTCATGGTATACTTAATAGTTCTGTTTGTATTGTTTGGCTTATTAAACAATTCATTTATATGCCGTGGGCTATGGTGCACTCAAAATAAGGGTCCACACACAACATAGTAGTCATGATAGCATATTTTTCATTTATGAAACACAGTTTCATTGCTGGAGATTGCATGAAGTCCTCTGTTGCTGTTGGAAAGATAGATGAAGAAATAATAGGATTTTGAATTCACCTTAAGACATTTGCATTCACAG
Coding sequences within:
- the LOC131233242 gene encoding large ribosomal subunit protein eL13z-like produces the protein MVKHNNVVPNGHFKKHWQNYVRTWFNQPARKTRRRIARQKKAVKKFPQPVDGPLRPIVHCQTLKYNMKIRKGRGFSLEELKAAGIPKKLASTIGIAVDHRRKNHSLEGLQANVQRLKTYKANLVVFPRRVGKFKAGDSTPEELATATQVRGHLMPIVREKPSIEFVKVTDEMKSFNAYAKLRIEQVNQRHVGARMKKAAEAEKDEKK